ATTCATttcagaattttaatttttatatttgttttacttgtaaataaaaatcaaacgtaatttcattttcaaatcacTTTAGTCaccgaaaaaaaattttaaatcaatttttataataattatatttaatatttgaaatattaaaaatatttttatttataaataaatattcaataaaaattgTTTTTAGAGTAATAGATTTGTAGAAAAAATTCACTCATTTAaaagtaatttcaaataaaaaattaaattcacatctattaatatattataattattttatattatagaattgaattctaaataaaaataaaatttttaacgaaataattttttttattctaaaaaacttTTCAAACATGCTAAAACGATATATATTTTCCAAGGTTGTGAGAACCAGACCGATCAATAAACCGGTGAGGTTACTGGTTTAATGGTTTAGTGATTCGACCGAAATTCAATCGGAATTCAactagtttaattaaatattaaataaaattattaaaaaacttaaaaataattttaaatacataaattcaatATTCTAACTTaataatttcacataataaattatccatattTTAATATGagaggttcacaaacaacttcaaacatcaaagtttataactaaaatcaTGAATAAATAACAATAACCTCAACAAACAATCACCTcagaaaatcaaaaataaaaaataacctcAGACAATCATGAACGAATAAATAACCtcagataataaaaaaatcatgaattcagcaaccaaaatcatgagtccagcaaacaaataaatcatgaacaaataacctcagaaaaacaaataaatcatgaacaaataaccacagaaaatcaaaaatcaaaatcatgaatccagcaaacaaataaatcatgaacaaataacaaataaatcaaaatcatgaatccagcaaacaaataaatcagaaaatcatgaacaaaaaatCAGAAGGCAGCAAGGAGGAATAATAGAGTATTACTTACCGGCAGCGAGCAACGACGACAACAGAGGAGCCGAGCTCAGCGATGACAAGGACGCGGTGGGGGCTGCAATGGTTGCGGGCTGCTCGGTTGGTGGTGGTGGCTTCTAGGGTTctcagagaagagaggagagatgAGTCGCTACTGACTGAAGAAGATGGGTTAATGGGGATTTAGGGTTCAGCACTTCGTTTaccctttcttctctctctttttatttataaatagataTTCAATAAAAATTGTTTTTTAGAGTAAcagatttgtaaaaaaaattcactCGTTTAAAAGTAATTTCGAATCAAAAATTAAATTCAcatctattaatatattataattattttatattatagaattgaattttaaataaaaataaaatttttaacgaaataattttttttattccaaaAAACTTTTCAAACATGCTAAAACGACGTATATATACCGTTGTCTATATTAAAAAGATATTGTTGACAATGttatttttatagaaaattaaaattactcaTAAAAAATCATATTGTGTTAATGAGTTATCTACTtctataaaaatctaaaattatctttaaaaaataatgttatattaACAAAGAGCAATGCTAGGAGGCCAGCAACATTtatgattggtagccatcaactagccatcaatgatgatttgatggtgtgagattggtgtgagatttcatccaatggctcacctttctctgctggttacatgctggccaaaatgcaataaaattgctggccccctagttaaaattacttaaataatgtTATATCACCACTTCCACTGCTAGATAGTTGATGAAGTATCCTTTTGACCTTTTCTAATCAAAGTTGTAGATATAGCCTTACATTAGACAAGTCAACTATAGTACATGTGAATGCATGATGAAACAATAGTTCATCAAAGAATTCAGACTACCAAAATTCACCTAGAAATTTCATGCAGTATTACTTCATCCCAATATCCCAAATTACTTAAATTACATTAGATAGCTAACAAGCTGTCCAATTCCATATGGTGATCTAAATATTAAAAGCAAAGTAACTCtataattttccttttaaaagagaagaaaacataaGTCAGAAGCATACTAGTTCAGGACTCTATACAAAATGGTAGCAGAAATACGCATTAAATTTGTGACAGAGAATCGTTTAAAGGTAAACAAAAGATTGCCTAACCAATTACACCAGGAAAACATAGAAACCCTGACCTTGGAGTAGCCAAAATCACATATCTTCAAACGTGGTGCTGGGCTTCCATCCAGCAAAGTGTTCTCCAACTTCAGGTCCCGGTGACaaacttgcttcaagaataaataatttaacaaGAGACTGATAGATCAGATTTGATGTTGGGAAGACTAATACTTAACCTAAAGTCCTAAACTACAGTCCAGAACTGGTATAGATAGAATACAATCTAAATCAGCCAGTGGAAAAAGAGGAACATTTAGTTACCATTGCATGGCAGTAGCTGACCCCACATATGAATTGTTGAAAGAAGAAACGAGCCTGCAGCATATGAAAATGGGTTGGCAAGTTAGATATGGAacaaatatgattgaaaaactgGCAAGTGTAGAAACAGTAAATAAATAGTGTAAGAACCTCATCCTCAGAGAAACGCCCAGCATTGCAGATTCGCTCAAACAGTTCTCCTCCAGATGCATATTCCATTACAATGGCCAGATGCGTAGGTGTTAGAATAACCTGAGTGAAATTACATATAAGGTCAAGTATCGTTCACCCACTTCAATACAGATTCAATGCCAATGTGTAAAGTACACCAACCTCCTTAAACCTAACAATGTTAGGGTGTCTCAAAGACCTGTGATTAATGATTTCTCTCTTGACATGTTCATCAATCTGCgccacacaataaaaaaatagggGAGATGAGTCCAGCACTAAGTAATAGATCCCAAAGAAAATGGTGATTAAAAAAATCTGGGAACTATTGAATCACAATGGTTCGTCTCAAAGTTCATGAATAATCGAGAAAGTGACAATATGTAAACCCATAAATGAAGTGAACCATAAATCATCTAAACCAGTCCCTGTTACTCAGTTCAAGGTTTGAAGTCTGGCGTTTGATGCAAAATAAACCAATCCAAAATGGACCAACTTTTACCTGTCCCTACCCTAAAACCCCTTCCATTATCAGAGCGGCCAAATATAACTGGTAAACGCAGAAAAATGGATCAGTGTTGCTGCTTATTAACTCAAATAAACTGAGTGACACCATTTTCCATCATCAAAATAACAAGCCACAAATTTTTAATCTTAGTTTATTGCGCACATCCACACCTACCGATCAAACATGTCCACACTTGAGCATCATCTCATACAAGGATTGAGATCTTTTAAACCGCGTTATGcactataaaattaaatatatagatAAATCCATAAAATCCGAAAGCCGTGAATAACAAAACATGGATTAGTTAGACCACCCACTATTTTTTCTCCCATTTCCTTGGTCACCTTGCAAAACCCATGAATAATTTAATAAGCTCGTTAAAACTGAAAacgagagaaaataaagaaaaaccgGAGGATAAAACGTACGAAACTTTAATTTCCATAGCTCAAAATTTGTAAggaaaccaaaaacagaaaataaaatcacACACCAACTGACCAACTAATCAAAGCacttaaacaaaaatagaaaccaTAAACACAGCATAAAtagtatatatacaaatatacatATTCATATACATCATACGTCAGCAACTAAAAGACAAACTCATCCGGCACCGAAAAAATCATGTGAtaaagttgaaaaagaaaagaaaatttccaaaataagtagaaataaaagtgaaaaaatctAGGGAGAAAAAGGCAAAAAGATGATAATAAAGAGGTTGATTAAAAACTATAACGAACCTTGTCGCCGCGTTCGATGTACTTAACAGCAACGAGCTCCTTGGTCTGCTTATCCTGCATCAATCTTGCGATGCCGAAGTTTCCGGACCCGATGTCACGGACCAGTTCGTAACGGTCGCTGTCGTGCATGATCTGATGATCGGCATGTCCATGCCGGGTCCGACGGTAACCGCCGCCCGATCCATCGTCGTTTAGATCAAAACGACGCAACAGaaccttattttcttctttctatatttttcttgaaGCGGCAAAACGGTGTTACattagagagagaaaggaaggggGGGCTCAATAATTAATACGGCGTCGTTTTGGAGTTGGAGGCGGAACGATGGTTAGTGGTTTTGGGATGTGGGAAATGGGATGCTGATTATTGGGGAAAAGGGGGGAAGGGAATAGATAAGTGCAGATGGGGTTGGAGAGTAGAATGAGACTGCAAAACGATGTCGTTTTTGGTCAGTGCACTCTCTTTTTGTTAGAGAAGTGTCTGTATCCGAATGACGATGACGTAGGTTGTGCTCTGTTGCCTCGTAAGCAATGTTGCTGGTTTTTGCTCTCACCTTGCTCCCGCTGTTTACTGAGTTAGGCGAAAGAACAAAGAGATAACTTTTAGATTTTAGTAAAGTTTTATTCTTTATAAATTCTTAAGAATTAACTCTATCAACAAGATTGATCTCTGTTATTTTCAAATGGAATAATTTGTTTGTGGTTGTgatactttttaatttaattaaaaaaattataagaaaccaattctaatatttttaacatcTCATCATTATACAAAAATTTCAGGGGTTACTTATTTCTATTGGAGATAATTGTATATGTTCATTAAAATActatcataaattattattattattttttttataaaaataaatttttataatttatgatagtatttttaattaaaattaaaaacgaatAATTACTATAGGAATCGTAATAACGAGATATTcgtttttttagtacttttaatttaaattgttctttAGAATTACTAAAATTTGGACATTAGTGATtcgggtatatatatatatatatatatataatctttatttgatgaaaattaatagattttatttattaaattatattaatgtatTTTTTCGTACTTTGcacgggataatacataaaattatataaaaaaattattaaaatttaaatgaaaaatatctattgtaattattattataaatattttataacttaaaaatattaaaagtaattaatatttgttttaatcAATTTGGATTAGTTGAACGGTCATCTTATTTgtccgcttaagtaagtatttggagttcgaatctcgccttgtgtGTATAACAATCCATTAATTAGTGACAGACCATTAATAAATAGAGTATCAATATGTGATGGATTAGTCCTCGACTTGCCGAGTTAGAAAATctatagaaaaaaattgtatttgtctttaaaataaaataatttttcattaataggAATACTTATAgatttttgtctttgttgaaatttacttgggacaattttatttgttagtatcatattcattcttgaaatcaaaataatatgaTCAATATTGTTACTTGTTAAAAATTCACATTGTAtgaaatgatttttaaatttttaaattcataaacttatgtcattactAGACGGAGTCTGATGACATGAGATTAGACCATATCTGAGACGAGCCGAGTTTGAGTACGTGGCCTATATGGTCGAGTTCGAGCACGATTGGTCGCTTGCCTCGGCGTTGATAAAGAGGTGGAGGCCTAAGTCCCATACTTTTCATCTACCGTGCGGAGAGATGactatcaccctgcaggacgTTGCCTATCAGTTGAGACTCAGGATTGACGGTGATCCTCTGAGTGGATGCATAGGTGGGTGGGAGCAGCACCATCAGGGACGAACCATTGAGGAGTTATGCGAGCAGATTTTGGGTGTTGTTCCTGACCCAGAGGACAGATAGTCACCGTATTTACCATATAAGTGGGTGCCATCCATGGAGATAAGTGGTCTGCAATGCTTGAAGGCCTCAACACACGGTGAAAACGTCCAAAAGACCAGATGAAATATCACAGTGTCGGTGGAGGCAGGCCAAGGCTGTATCACTAGTTGCACCCCGGTACCTAAATAGACATACATTAGTGGGCTTCTTGTACATGGCTAAATTATTTAATAACGAATAACTAAACCTGAAATAAATCTTACTTGGCAAGTACATCTGCATAGCGAATAATCAACGAGGAAGCTCgttgtatgactcctcccaatcgTCATATGTTCTAGCGATGACTCTCTGTTTTGCAAGCCAAACTTTTCTGTAGGACGCCTTGTAACCAAAGTGATTCTCCACACCTCCTTGTAGAACCCTGATGCTGATTGTTGGATCGGCCTAAACCATCGTGAAAATGTGTGTTGCGCAATCACCTTCGAATCCAACCTACGATGATCTTGCCCCCATCGAAGTTTGCATGCAAGTATGAGGACCAGTGTATCTCCTAACCTCCCACCTTTCTTGCTTTCGGTGATATGATATGagtatgttccaattacaaccgGGTTCGAATTGGATACATCGTGCATTGTACCTCAAATGGTCACTCTCTACTACTTTGTACTCCGCAGCCCTCCTGATGCTGTACTGCTTAACTGCCAACATGACTTCTTCCTTGTTCCCAAATTGTTGTCTAACTTCAAACTCGTTGCTTGGGTCTTCTTCAGAACCTCCCTGGATAAATGACCAATCCGAAGTCATTGCATCGAGATTCAACCTCGTGAAATGATTTGGCCGGTCATATAGTCGAGAAATGGCAGGCTGTGTCAGAGCAATCTTTGTGTCACCGTTGTAGTTGATCTCCTTTTCCTCGTCACCATTATCAGGGATTTCTGGTGGTTCTTCGTCAGCATCGTCTCCATCATCAGGGTTGACTTCATACTGCTCCATCATCAGATCTCTGATAGCAGAACCATCATGACTTTCAAGACTGTCATCCATTAAGTCAACGTTACGAACTTCAACATTAGACCCCTCCTAACTACCCTTATATTAGGTGGCATATTTAGATCCACCATCATCCTTCTGATAGTTCGTCTAACAACTCCACTCGTCAGACTATCATCAACAGTATCTGCAGATGATCCTCGGTCACCGAAGTCAACAAGAAACATGTATAATTCTAACAGATGAATATTGGTCCATCGGTTGTGCCATGACCTCATAAGCCGTACGTCCTCATCGTCGCGCAATCGGTACCTAATTCAAAACAATAGAAATATCACTCACAACTATGGTCTGATAAATATACTAGTAATAGTGACAAAGACAATACAACTGTAATATACCTTTTATAAAACAATTTGCCATATATTTTTGTTGGATATCTGTAGTAAATTTTTTCACCCTTTTAGATTCTTGCTGTTCGACGGAATGTAATATCACATTCTTCAAAACTGTTAAACTGTTGACTTCCGGTGTCATATAGGTAATTATCGGTTGGCCCGATCTAAAAACAATTAAACCTTCTTCATCATACACTATTTCACCATCGTAATGAATGGACAACAATGAATTTCCTGACATCGTAGCAACAATGTTAATAGTGAGAAAGAAAGTAAACAGAGAAATTGTGGCTCCTTGATCTGCTCTCCAATAGGCCTGCTTTTATTTCCGAACTCATCATAGAGTTTGTCGGAGATACGGCGAACTCTATATAAATTATAGAGTTCGCCGGGGGTGCGGCGAACTCTATGTAAATTATAGAGTTCGCCGCGGATACGGCGAACTTGCtgttattccaaaaaaaaaatcgtatccTTGAAAATAAAGCTGAGAAATCTTTTTTgtagaaataattaattattttattttatttacgaaAAAAATTTCTTGTAAG
This region of Arachis hypogaea cultivar Tifrunner chromosome 8, arahy.Tifrunner.gnm2.J5K5, whole genome shotgun sequence genomic DNA includes:
- the LOC112707486 gene encoding serine/threonine-protein kinase SRK2E; amino-acid sequence: MHDSDRYELVRDIGSGNFGIARLMQDKQTKELVAVKYIERGDKIDEHVKREIINHRSLRHPNIVRFKEVILTPTHLAIVMEYASGGELFERICNAGRFSEDEARFFFQQFICGVSYCHAMQVCHRDLKLENTLLDGSPAPRLKICDFGYSKNEVADRDVPMLESAEHSASTLPPLPTTSSEHKNRSTIWDHFKRISDDENKAQC